The following coding sequences are from one Tolumonas lignilytica window:
- a CDS encoding valine--tRNA ligase, whose product MEKTFNPNAIEQAMYQHWESQGYFKPSGDTSNGSYCIVIPPPNVTGSLHMGHAFQQTIMDALIRYQRMLGKNTLWQVGTDHAGIATQMVVERKIAAEENKTRHDYGRDAFIDKIWQWKEESGGTITRQMRRLGASVDWDREAFTMDPALSHAVQEVFVRLYEQDLIYRGKRLVNWDPKLHTAISDLEVENKEVKGHMWHLRYPLADGEKTAEGKDYLIVATTRPETMLGDTAVAVNPEDPRYKALIGKFIELPLVGRRIPIVADEHADMEKGTGCVKITPAHDFNDHEVGKRHHLPMINIFTLDAHIRAEAEVYDSKGNPSEAYPATLPAEFAGLERYAARKAIIAALEAKGLMDEIKDHVLQQPYGDRGGVPIEPMLTDQWYVRADVLAKPAIEAVEDGRIQFVPKQYENMYFSWMRDIQDWCISRQLWWGHRIPAWYDVNGKVYVGRNEAEVRANYALAADVALRQDEDVLDTWFSSALWTFSTLGWPEKTPELDMFHPTDVLVTGFDIIFFWVARMIMMTMHFVKNEDGTPQVPFKTVYVTGLIRDEEGQKMSKSKGNVLDPLDMIDGISLQDLLEKRTGNMMQPQLAEKIGKRTEKQFPEGIEAHGTDALRFTLAALASTGRDINWDMKRLDGYRNFCNKLWNASRYVLMNTEEQDCGFAGGEMQFSLADRWITSQLQLTIQELRHAMDTYRFDQAAGVLYEFIWNQFCDWYLELTKPVLWHGSEAEQRATRHTLVTVLETLLRLAHPIMPFMTESIWKSVAPLAGINEDTLMLMPFPAYDAAKVDEVALADQEWVKQFIVSVRNIRAEMNVAPSVPLTVLLKSDATDSQRAADNDAFLKSLAKLESITVLAAGEVEPLSVKKLIGNTELMIPMAGLIDKEVELARLAKEVEKLEKECGRIEGKLGNEAFVAKAPEAVIAKEREKLADYHSQLVKLKEQQETIKAL is encoded by the coding sequence ATGGAAAAGACGTTTAATCCAAACGCCATTGAACAGGCGATGTATCAGCACTGGGAAAGTCAGGGCTACTTCAAACCGAGTGGCGACACCAGCAACGGCAGTTATTGCATTGTGATCCCGCCGCCAAACGTCACGGGTAGCCTGCACATGGGCCATGCGTTCCAGCAGACCATCATGGATGCGCTGATCCGCTATCAGCGCATGCTGGGTAAAAACACACTGTGGCAGGTTGGTACTGACCACGCAGGGATCGCCACGCAGATGGTGGTCGAGCGTAAGATCGCAGCGGAAGAAAATAAAACCCGCCACGATTATGGCCGTGATGCCTTCATCGACAAGATCTGGCAGTGGAAAGAAGAATCGGGCGGCACCATCACTCGTCAGATGCGTCGTCTGGGTGCGTCGGTGGATTGGGATCGCGAAGCCTTTACCATGGATCCGGCGCTGTCTCATGCGGTGCAGGAAGTGTTTGTACGTCTGTATGAACAAGATCTGATCTATCGCGGTAAACGTCTGGTGAACTGGGATCCGAAACTGCACACCGCGATTTCTGATCTGGAAGTAGAAAACAAAGAAGTCAAAGGCCACATGTGGCATCTGCGTTATCCGCTGGCGGATGGCGAGAAGACGGCTGAAGGCAAAGATTACCTGATCGTGGCAACCACGCGTCCGGAAACCATGCTGGGTGATACCGCGGTGGCGGTCAACCCGGAAGATCCACGCTACAAGGCACTGATCGGTAAATTTATCGAACTGCCGCTGGTGGGCCGTCGTATTCCGATCGTCGCGGACGAACATGCCGACATGGAAAAAGGCACCGGTTGTGTGAAGATCACCCCGGCGCACGATTTCAATGACCATGAAGTGGGTAAACGTCACCACCTGCCAATGATCAACATCTTCACGCTGGATGCACACATTCGTGCCGAAGCGGAAGTGTATGACAGCAAAGGCAATCCAAGTGAGGCGTATCCGGCGACATTACCTGCTGAATTCGCTGGTCTGGAACGCTATGCGGCGCGTAAGGCGATCATTGCCGCGCTGGAAGCCAAAGGGCTGATGGATGAAATCAAAGATCACGTGCTACAGCAACCATACGGCGATCGTGGTGGTGTGCCGATTGAGCCGATGCTGACCGACCAGTGGTATGTACGTGCCGATGTGCTGGCGAAACCGGCGATTGAAGCGGTGGAAGATGGCCGTATTCAGTTCGTACCGAAACAGTACGAAAACATGTACTTCTCCTGGATGCGTGACATTCAGGACTGGTGTATCTCCCGTCAGTTGTGGTGGGGTCACCGTATTCCGGCGTGGTATGACGTCAACGGTAAAGTCTATGTTGGCCGCAATGAGGCGGAAGTGCGCGCTAACTATGCGCTAGCGGCCGATGTCGCACTGCGTCAGGACGAAGACGTGCTGGATACCTGGTTCAGCTCTGCGCTGTGGACCTTCTCCACGCTGGGCTGGCCGGAAAAAACACCGGAACTGGATATGTTCCATCCGACCGATGTGCTGGTGACTGGCTTTGACATCATCTTCTTCTGGGTGGCCCGCATGATCATGATGACCATGCATTTCGTGAAAAACGAAGATGGCACACCGCAGGTGCCGTTCAAGACGGTCTATGTCACCGGTTTGATCCGTGACGAAGAAGGTCAGAAGATGTCGAAATCCAAGGGCAACGTGCTTGACCCGCTGGATATGATTGACGGTATTTCACTGCAGGATCTGCTGGAAAAACGCACCGGCAACATGATGCAGCCGCAACTGGCCGAGAAGATTGGCAAACGTACCGAAAAGCAGTTCCCTGAAGGGATCGAAGCGCACGGTACTGATGCACTGCGTTTCACGCTGGCGGCACTGGCTTCAACCGGTCGTGACATTAACTGGGACATGAAGCGTCTGGATGGTTACCGCAATTTCTGTAACAAACTGTGGAATGCCAGCCGTTATGTGCTGATGAACACCGAAGAGCAGGATTGCGGTTTCGCTGGTGGCGAAATGCAGTTCAGCTTGGCAGATCGCTGGATCACCTCACAGCTGCAGCTGACTATTCAAGAGCTGCGTCATGCGATGGATACCTATCGCTTCGACCAGGCGGCGGGTGTGCTGTATGAGTTTATCTGGAACCAGTTCTGTGATTGGTATCTGGAGCTGACCAAGCCAGTTCTGTGGCATGGCAGCGAAGCCGAACAGCGTGCGACCCGTCATACGCTGGTGACCGTGCTGGAAACTCTGCTGCGTCTGGCGCACCCAATCATGCCATTCATGACCGAGTCTATCTGGAAATCGGTAGCACCACTGGCCGGCATCAACGAAGACACACTGATGCTGATGCCATTCCCGGCTTATGATGCGGCGAAAGTCGATGAAGTCGCGCTGGCGGATCAGGAATGGGTGAAGCAGTTCATTGTCAGCGTGCGTAACATCCGTGCTGAAATGAACGTGGCACCGAGTGTGCCGCTGACCGTCCTGTTGAAATCGGATGCGACCGACAGCCAGCGTGCTGCCGACAACGACGCGTTCCTGAAGTCACTGGCGAAGCTGGAGAGCATCACCGTGCTGGCTGCGGGCGAGGTTGAGCCGTTATCCGTGAAGAAACTGATCGGCAACACTGAGCTGATGATCCCGATGGCGGGTTTGATCGACAAAGAAGTGGAGCTGGCGCGTCTGGCGAAAGAAGTCGAGAAGCTGGAAAAAGAGTGTGGCCGTATCGAAGGCAAGCTGGGTAACGAGGCCTTTGTGGCCAAGGCACCGGAGGCGGTGATTGCCAAAGAGCGTGAGAAGCTGGCCGATTACCACTCGCAACTGGTTAAACTGAAAGAGCAGCAGGAAACGATTAAAGCGTTGTAA
- a CDS encoding LysR family transcriptional regulator, whose translation MNRLDAMHLFVRIAESGSFTAVAEQMNLARSVVTRQIAALETHLGVKLMVRNTRRLSLTSAGSAYLEKCRVILDLVEAAEASVMEERLTPRGNIRIGLPLSFGLKKLSPLLLEFTQLYPDIHLEMDFDDRQMNLIEEGMDISIRIAGQLEPGDIVRKLGTCKLLTIASPDYLNTHGRPAHPSELSEHDCLGYTLTSGGASWTFDINGRHETFYINNRIKANNGDALTEAAAKGLGITRQPDFIVNDYLASGQVESILEAFTPKELGIYAILPSNRYIPHRVRVLLDFLAKKMEQKNSGKNK comes from the coding sequence ATGAATCGACTCGATGCCATGCACCTGTTTGTGCGAATTGCAGAATCAGGCAGTTTTACCGCTGTAGCAGAACAGATGAATCTGGCCCGTTCGGTGGTGACCCGTCAGATCGCGGCGCTGGAAACACACCTGGGTGTCAAACTGATGGTGCGCAACACCCGCCGCTTGTCACTAACTTCCGCAGGTAGTGCCTATCTGGAAAAATGCCGGGTGATCCTTGATCTGGTTGAGGCCGCCGAAGCCAGCGTCATGGAAGAGCGTCTGACGCCAAGAGGGAATATCCGCATTGGCCTGCCACTCAGTTTCGGTCTGAAAAAGCTCTCGCCGTTGTTGCTGGAATTCACCCAGCTCTATCCGGATATCCATCTGGAAATGGATTTTGACGACCGGCAAATGAACTTGATTGAAGAAGGGATGGATATCTCTATCCGCATCGCCGGACAACTGGAACCCGGCGATATCGTGCGTAAGCTGGGAACCTGTAAATTACTGACCATTGCCTCCCCCGACTATCTCAACACACACGGCCGACCGGCGCACCCGAGTGAACTGAGTGAGCATGACTGTCTCGGTTACACACTGACCAGTGGCGGCGCCAGCTGGACATTTGACATCAACGGCCGTCATGAAACCTTCTATATCAATAACCGCATCAAAGCCAACAACGGCGATGCCCTCACCGAGGCCGCCGCCAAAGGGTTAGGCATCACCCGACAGCCGGATTTTATCGTCAATGACTATCTGGCCAGTGGGCAGGTCGAAAGCATACTGGAAGCCTTCACACCCAAAGAATTGGGTATTTATGCCATTCTGCCCAGCAATCGTTACATCCCCCATCGGGTACGGGTTTTACTCGATTTTCTGGCTAAAAAAATGGAACAGAAAAACAGCGGAAAAAACAAATGA
- a CDS encoding DoxX family protein, giving the protein MMQAINRFGPLVGRVLIALIFVWSGFGKIMGFAGTVGYIASQGLPLPQLAAIAAIIVELGGGIMLILGWNARLAAAAMFVFTAMAAFIFHAYWAAPAAMAMNQMIHFMKNISMMGGLLFVVVHGSGALSLDKSASTN; this is encoded by the coding sequence ATGATGCAAGCTATTAACCGTTTTGGCCCTCTGGTTGGCCGTGTACTGATTGCGCTGATTTTTGTCTGGTCTGGTTTCGGCAAGATCATGGGGTTTGCCGGTACTGTCGGTTATATCGCCAGTCAGGGGTTGCCATTACCACAACTGGCCGCGATTGCTGCCATCATTGTTGAACTCGGTGGTGGCATCATGCTGATCCTCGGGTGGAATGCCCGTCTGGCTGCCGCCGCGATGTTTGTGTTTACTGCGATGGCCGCCTTTATTTTCCATGCTTACTGGGCTGCTCCGGCTGCAATGGCGATGAATCAGATGATTCACTTCATGAAGAACATTTCCATGATGGGTGGACTATTGTTTGTAGTGGTGCATGGCAGCGGTGCGCTGAGTCTGGATAAAAGTGCCTCAACTAACTAA
- a CDS encoding pirin family protein, translated as MLEIRASSDRGHANFGWLQSNHSFSFGNYYDPKQLGFSDLLVINDDRVKPGKGFDTHGHRDMEIFSYVLEGALEHKDSMGTGSVIRPGDVQMMSAGTGIRHSEFNHSREELVHFLQIWIVPDQKGVVPRYQQQHFSDADKRGKLRLIISPDGRDGSLSVYQDTRVYAGLFDGEETQDFSLPEDRYAYLHVARGSIEVNGQVLTTGDGARIRHEPLLSFSHGRDAEVLLFDLRPNELALVS; from the coding sequence ATGCTGGAAATAAGAGCGTCATCAGACCGTGGCCATGCCAATTTTGGCTGGTTACAGTCCAACCATAGTTTTTCTTTCGGGAATTACTACGATCCTAAACAGCTTGGGTTTTCGGATCTGTTGGTGATTAACGATGACAGGGTCAAACCCGGTAAAGGTTTTGATACACATGGTCATCGGGACATGGAAATCTTCTCTTATGTGCTTGAAGGGGCATTAGAGCATAAAGATTCGATGGGAACGGGATCGGTGATCCGCCCTGGTGATGTCCAGATGATGAGCGCCGGGACGGGGATCCGTCACAGTGAATTTAACCATTCACGCGAAGAGCTGGTGCATTTTCTGCAAATCTGGATTGTGCCGGACCAAAAAGGTGTCGTGCCGCGTTATCAGCAACAGCATTTTTCAGATGCCGATAAACGGGGAAAGCTGCGCCTGATTATTTCGCCGGATGGCCGTGATGGTTCGCTGTCGGTTTATCAGGATACACGTGTGTATGCGGGGTTATTTGATGGCGAGGAAACGCAGGACTTCAGTTTGCCGGAAGATCGCTATGCGTATCTGCATGTGGCCCGCGGCAGTATTGAGGTAAATGGTCAGGTTCTGACAACCGGTGATGGTGCACGCATTCGCCATGAACCGTTACTGAGTTTCAGTCATGGCCGTGATGCCGAGGTGTTGCTGTTTGATCTGCGGCCGAATGAATTGGCCTTGGTCTCCTGA
- a CDS encoding aminoacyl-histidine dipeptidase, with the protein MTMLTRLQPSRLWTFFAQICQIPHPSKQEAALSNWIINLANAKKLTLLQDAKGNLLIRKAATDGMEQSQPVILQAHLDMVPQANHDTAHDFSRDPIQPYIDGNWVRAKGTTLGADNGIGVAACLAVLTDPTVRHGPLEVLFTVDEEAGMGGAFALQPDWLQGKLLINTDAEQDGDIYMGCAGGLEARLDFKLDYEALPAGYLGYQLTIGGLQGGHSGLDIHEERGNANQLLCRTLFRLQQCFPLKVGTLHGGTLRNAIPREARAQIAIPAGQQSEFVRWCQDEAALLKQEYKLTDAAISLNCTPCATLASVLTPQSQKPLLAGLVSLPNGVIRMSHALKGVVETSTNLGIIRLEGQQLSAISFVRSLTDEGRLQLKNVFAALAELCQATALFSGDYSGWAPDPDSTAMQIAQQQHQRLFGNKANIMVIHAGLECGLFKKAYPALDMVSIGPTIKGAHSPDERVSIPSVERFWQLLIATLAAIPAQAGTI; encoded by the coding sequence ATGACGATGTTGACCCGATTACAGCCATCCCGGCTCTGGACTTTTTTCGCCCAGATCTGCCAGATCCCGCATCCATCCAAGCAGGAAGCAGCACTGAGCAACTGGATCATCAATCTGGCCAACGCCAAGAAACTTACCCTGCTGCAAGATGCCAAAGGCAATCTGCTGATCCGTAAAGCCGCCACCGATGGCATGGAACAGAGCCAGCCGGTGATCCTGCAGGCGCATCTGGACATGGTTCCGCAGGCAAATCATGACACCGCACATGACTTTTCCCGCGACCCGATCCAGCCTTACATCGATGGGAATTGGGTGCGGGCCAAAGGCACCACGCTGGGTGCCGACAATGGTATCGGTGTTGCCGCTTGCCTTGCCGTATTAACCGATCCGACCGTCAGACATGGCCCGCTGGAAGTGCTTTTTACCGTGGATGAAGAAGCCGGCATGGGCGGCGCTTTTGCGCTGCAACCCGACTGGCTACAAGGCAAACTGCTGATCAATACCGATGCCGAGCAGGATGGGGATATCTACATGGGTTGCGCCGGAGGTCTGGAGGCACGCCTGGATTTCAAACTTGATTATGAGGCGCTGCCCGCCGGTTATCTGGGCTATCAGTTAACCATAGGGGGGTTACAAGGTGGTCATTCCGGTCTGGACATCCATGAAGAGCGTGGCAATGCCAATCAACTGCTTTGCCGGACTCTCTTTCGCCTGCAACAGTGTTTCCCACTCAAGGTGGGCACGCTCCATGGCGGAACCCTGCGCAATGCGATCCCACGGGAAGCGAGAGCCCAGATTGCCATACCGGCCGGGCAACAATCCGAGTTTGTCCGCTGGTGTCAGGACGAAGCCGCTTTGCTGAAGCAGGAATACAAGTTGACCGATGCCGCTATCTCTCTGAATTGCACACCCTGCGCGACCTTAGCTTCGGTGCTGACGCCACAAAGCCAGAAACCCCTGCTGGCCGGTTTAGTCTCACTGCCCAATGGCGTCATCCGCATGAGTCACGCGCTGAAAGGAGTCGTCGAAACCTCCACCAACCTCGGCATCATCCGTCTTGAAGGGCAACAACTGAGTGCCATCTCGTTTGTCCGCTCACTGACTGACGAAGGACGGTTGCAGTTAAAAAATGTATTTGCCGCTCTCGCAGAACTTTGTCAGGCAACGGCCCTTTTCTCCGGCGATTATTCCGGCTGGGCGCCCGATCCGGATTCAACGGCGATGCAGATCGCACAGCAACAACATCAGCGTCTGTTTGGTAATAAGGCTAATATCATGGTGATCCATGCCGGGCTGGAGTGCGGTCTGTTCAAAAAAGCGTATCCGGCGCTGGATATGGTGTCGATAGGCCCGACCATCAAAGGAGCCCATTCACCGGATGAACGGGTATCGATCCCTTCCGTCGAACGTTTCTGGCAGTTGTTGATTGCTACACTGGCGGCGATCCCAGCACAAGCAGGCACGATTTGA
- the alr gene encoding alanine racemase yields MLTARAEINLNALQHNFLTLKALSPKSRLIAVIKGNAYGHDASLVAHTLQQADAFAVARIEEAVALRQAGIPQPIVLLEGCFCLEDLYLAAQHQFQPVIHHAGQLADILSATLPNPIKVWLKIDTGMHRIGVFPEQVAHYVTQLSHSPNVRDEVGFVSHFYQADELNQPTTLEQLARFINATAPFPGEKSLSNSAGVLYWSDAHFDWVRPGIALYGISPRADSTGIAEGLQPVMTLKSTLISVREHKAGESIGYGGHWIAKRDTRIGVIAMGYGDGYPRTAPAGTPVLVNGRKVPLVGRVSMDMMTVDLGPDSKDQVGDDVTLWGIGLPAEEVARHIGTIAYELVIKITGRVARHILKTG; encoded by the coding sequence ATGTTAACCGCAAGAGCAGAAATTAATTTAAATGCACTACAGCATAATTTTCTGACCCTAAAAGCCTTGAGCCCGAAGAGCAGGCTGATTGCGGTCATCAAAGGCAATGCCTATGGACATGACGCCAGCCTGGTTGCGCACACCCTGCAACAGGCCGACGCCTTCGCGGTGGCTCGCATCGAAGAAGCGGTCGCCTTGCGTCAAGCCGGGATCCCACAGCCGATTGTCTTGCTGGAAGGCTGTTTCTGTCTGGAAGATCTCTATCTGGCCGCACAACATCAGTTCCAGCCGGTGATCCACCATGCCGGGCAACTCGCGGATATCTTGTCAGCCACTTTGCCTAACCCCATCAAAGTATGGCTGAAAATTGATACCGGCATGCATCGGATCGGCGTATTTCCAGAGCAGGTAGCCCACTACGTGACGCAATTATCCCACTCCCCGAACGTGCGTGATGAGGTCGGTTTTGTCAGTCATTTTTATCAGGCAGATGAACTGAACCAGCCTACGACGCTGGAACAATTAGCACGCTTCATTAACGCGACTGCACCTTTTCCCGGTGAAAAAAGCCTGTCTAATTCAGCCGGGGTTTTGTATTGGTCCGACGCTCACTTTGATTGGGTTCGCCCGGGTATCGCACTTTACGGCATCTCACCCCGTGCAGATAGCACAGGAATTGCAGAAGGATTGCAGCCTGTGATGACGCTGAAAAGCACGCTGATTTCGGTCAGAGAGCACAAGGCCGGCGAAAGCATTGGTTATGGCGGCCACTGGATCGCGAAACGGGATACCCGGATCGGGGTCATTGCCATGGGATACGGTGATGGTTATCCACGCACGGCACCGGCAGGAACCCCCGTATTGGTCAATGGTCGCAAGGTACCGTTAGTCGGGCGCGTCTCAATGGATATGATGACCGTGGATTTGGGGCCTGACAGCAAGGATCAGGTGGGGGATGATGTCACGCTGTGGGGCATCGGCTTACCCGCGGAAGAGGTTGCCCGTCATATCGGCACCATTGCTTATGAACTGGTCATCAAAATCACAGGCCGCGTCGCCCGACACATACTAAAAACCGGATAA
- the dgcN gene encoding N-acetyltransferase DgcN, translated as MEIKKPYLLFLGDAHDVLAAKVAIGIKQWHPEYCVGQLRMEDCHADCELPDMDIAAAKAAGAKTLVIGVANRGGIISDKWISILKEALEAGMDLASGLHNRLTDVPEIKALADKLGRKLFDVRHPTQTFPVANGKKREGKRLLPVGTDCSCGKMYTALAIEKEMLERGMKATFRATGQTGILISGAGVSIDAVVSDFVAGAVEVLAPANDADHWDVIEGQGSLFHPSFAGVTTGIIHGAQADALVLCHEPTRTTMRGVDYPIVDLGECMALNLAMAKLTNPNARFVGISVNTAKLSEKEAIALMADIEEKYGLPTVDPFRQGMGRIVDQL; from the coding sequence ATGGAAATTAAAAAACCTTATCTGCTGTTCTTAGGTGATGCCCATGATGTATTAGCAGCAAAAGTTGCTATTGGTATTAAACAGTGGCACCCGGAATATTGTGTGGGGCAATTGCGCATGGAAGATTGTCATGCCGATTGTGAACTGCCAGATATGGATATCGCCGCAGCCAAGGCCGCTGGGGCAAAAACACTGGTGATTGGTGTTGCCAATCGCGGCGGGATCATCTCGGATAAATGGATTTCCATTCTGAAGGAAGCATTGGAAGCCGGTATGGATCTGGCGTCTGGTCTGCACAATCGTCTGACTGACGTGCCAGAAATCAAAGCACTGGCTGACAAGCTGGGTCGTAAACTGTTTGACGTGCGTCATCCAACGCAGACTTTCCCGGTTGCCAACGGTAAAAAACGCGAAGGCAAACGTCTGTTGCCGGTGGGTACCGACTGCTCTTGCGGCAAAATGTACACCGCACTGGCGATTGAAAAAGAGATGCTGGAACGCGGCATGAAAGCAACGTTCCGTGCCACTGGCCAGACCGGTATTTTGATCAGCGGCGCTGGTGTCAGCATCGATGCCGTGGTGTCTGATTTCGTGGCGGGTGCGGTGGAAGTGCTGGCGCCAGCGAACGATGCCGATCACTGGGATGTGATCGAAGGTCAGGGTTCCCTGTTCCACCCCTCATTTGCAGGTGTTACGACCGGTATTATTCATGGTGCACAAGCGGATGCACTGGTGCTGTGTCACGAACCAACTCGCACTACTATGCGTGGCGTCGATTACCCAATCGTGGATCTGGGTGAGTGCATGGCGCTGAATCTGGCGATGGCCAAACTGACCAATCCAAATGCTCGTTTTGTGGGTATCTCGGTTAACACCGCTAAATTGTCTGAGAAAGAGGCGATTGCACTGATGGCCGATATCGAAGAGAAATATGGCCTGCCTACCGTCGATCCATTCCGTCAGGGAATGGGCCGCATCGTCGATCAACTGTAA
- the dgcA gene encoding N-acetyl-D-Glu racemase DgcA: MEIRVFSESWPIRGSFTISRGSKTAAEVVVVELTQEGVTGRGECVPYARYGESVSGVMTQIEALIPAIRDGLDRQALQSALPAGAARNALDCAFWDLESKQYRQRIWQRLQQAEPEPLLTAYTLSLDTPENMQRAAEENAFRPLLKLKLAGAGDLERVAAVRKGAPAARIIVDANEGWNEQIYRELIPELQQLGVEMIEQPLPAGDDAILAVLPRPIPICADESCHDSSTLHELVGRYDMINIKLDKTGGLTEALELRKQAEAAGMKIMVGCMLATSLAMAPAFVVAQGAQVVDLDGPLLLQKDREPGFDYSDNLMQAPDAALWG; the protein is encoded by the coding sequence ATGGAAATCCGGGTATTTAGCGAAAGCTGGCCGATCCGAGGCTCATTCACCATCTCGCGCGGCAGCAAGACGGCCGCCGAGGTGGTGGTGGTAGAACTCACGCAAGAGGGCGTTACCGGACGCGGTGAATGTGTGCCGTATGCCCGTTACGGTGAGTCTGTATCGGGGGTGATGACGCAGATTGAAGCGTTGATCCCGGCCATTCGCGATGGGTTGGATCGTCAGGCTCTGCAATCGGCGTTGCCGGCTGGGGCGGCGCGGAATGCACTCGATTGTGCCTTCTGGGATCTGGAAAGCAAACAGTACCGGCAGCGGATCTGGCAGCGCCTGCAACAAGCAGAGCCCGAGCCTTTATTGACGGCTTATACCTTGTCGCTGGATACACCGGAAAATATGCAGCGCGCGGCCGAAGAGAACGCGTTCCGCCCCTTGTTAAAGCTGAAACTGGCAGGGGCCGGTGATTTGGAACGTGTGGCGGCGGTGCGGAAAGGTGCACCTGCTGCACGTATCATCGTCGATGCCAATGAAGGCTGGAATGAGCAGATTTACCGCGAGCTGATCCCCGAATTACAGCAGCTGGGTGTTGAGATGATCGAACAACCGCTGCCCGCGGGTGACGACGCCATTCTGGCGGTATTGCCGCGTCCCATTCCCATTTGCGCCGATGAATCTTGTCACGACAGTTCCACCTTGCATGAATTGGTGGGGCGTTACGACATGATCAACATCAAGCTGGATAAAACCGGTGGTCTGACCGAAGCACTTGAGCTGCGTAAGCAAGCGGAAGCGGCTGGCATGAAGATCATGGTGGGTTGTATGTTGGCAACCTCGCTGGCGATGGCTCCGGCCTTTGTGGTGGCACAGGGGGCTCAGGTCGTGGATCTGGACGGCCCGTTACTGCTGCAAAAAGATCGGGAACCCGGTTTTGATTATTCCGATAACCTGATGCAGGCACCCGATGCGGCATTGTGGGGCTAA
- a CDS encoding D-amino-acid transaminase, with product MSRIVYVDGQYVNEADAKVSVFDRGFLFADAVYEVTAVLNGKLVEFDGHLERLQRSCRELSLAMPVAAAQLKSIHEELIQKNHLVEGGIYLQISRGNAGDRDFAFPGAEVKPTLVLFTQSRAVIDSPKVKTGIKVVTMPDIRWHRRDIKTVGLLAPCLAKEYAHANDADDAFLVENGFITEGSSSNAYIVLADNTVVTRPLSNDILHGITRKALLELAARDGIKVEERLFTPDEAYHAKEAFISSATTFVWPVVSIDGKPVGDGKPGPIALRLRDIYVELAKAQVA from the coding sequence ATGAGTCGCATCGTTTATGTTGATGGTCAGTATGTTAATGAAGCCGATGCCAAGGTATCGGTATTTGATCGTGGCTTTCTGTTTGCCGATGCTGTGTATGAAGTGACGGCGGTGTTGAACGGTAAACTGGTGGAATTTGACGGGCACCTTGAGCGTCTGCAACGTTCCTGTCGGGAATTGTCACTGGCAATGCCGGTTGCCGCCGCACAGTTGAAATCGATCCATGAAGAGCTGATCCAAAAGAATCATCTGGTGGAAGGCGGTATTTATCTGCAGATCAGCCGCGGTAATGCCGGCGATCGTGATTTTGCGTTTCCGGGCGCCGAGGTCAAACCGACACTGGTTCTGTTCACTCAGTCGCGGGCAGTGATTGACAGCCCGAAAGTGAAAACCGGGATCAAGGTGGTGACCATGCCGGACATCCGCTGGCATCGCCGTGACATCAAAACGGTCGGCTTACTGGCGCCGTGTCTGGCCAAAGAGTATGCCCACGCCAATGATGCCGATGATGCCTTTCTGGTCGAAAACGGCTTTATCACCGAAGGCAGTTCCAGCAATGCCTACATTGTGCTGGCTGACAACACAGTGGTGACCCGTCCGTTAAGCAACGATATTCTGCACGGTATCACCCGCAAAGCCTTGCTGGAACTGGCGGCGCGCGATGGCATCAAAGTGGAAGAGCGTCTGTTCACACCGGATGAAGCCTATCACGCCAAGGAAGCCTTCATCAGCTCCGCGACCACCTTTGTGTGGCCGGTGGTCAGCATCGATGGCAAACCTGTTGGCGATGGTAAACCCGGCCCGATCGCCTTGCGGTTGCGTGATATTTATGTGGAACTGGCCAAAGCCCAGGTCGCTTAA